One part of the Tunicatimonas pelagia genome encodes these proteins:
- the cas3 gene encoding CRISPR-associated helicase Cas3' produces MIYSHPNVPLIHHLQIVGNNCRQLILERKWSVDVDISVIADLSYIAGALHDIGKATKFFQHYLLTESHEIIGPKNHALISALLAYKVCQAYTDKVVLEERDKLLLPIFVFTAVKRHHGKIGNYDNELLRNSEKSEELIEQAANFSEGSFKLYEQLIPSTLAEYSWDNFLQYVSEQEFESELADFFFDELENGFHTELLLADKTKYFYLHQLLYSTLLFADKSDVLFKNEVVSKNRGLDYNALQKFREAKKFDNPSDEIDRRKNEAYFSSIENVRRIFNPNQHLYSLTLPTGLGKTITSLGVALTLKEILNFPTSKIIITIPFTSIIDQNYEVFQEIFNYPDSNVLLKHHHLAEPSYKEGEDEFDSQKSQFLMETWQSEIVVTTFVQLLETMFTNDKTKLLKFPNLMNGIIILDEVQQINYQLWPLIRQAFDVLGQKYNCYFLLMSATQPLIFEPEKEITEVVPDFEKYFSYFNRTCLVNRADKKVSFDKFSVDVINYLHNHPDRNVLIILNTKQKTRELFERLASVESESDVYYLSTLITPYERKKIIALIKEKNTRKRKVIVSTQLVEAGVDISVHTVFRAQAPLDAIIQAAGRANRYNENPQPAEVYLYQIEELQKASSLIYGRDLLIKTSNVLKGVKRIEEQDYLELIKRYFQEVHIQSQNVTSDISDAIAKLQFDSVGKFKFIEDQNTESIFIQLNDQAITVWSKFTDIYDNENLNKYEKKAAFSKLKATFYDFVINAPIPYDQKEIDFDSEKTKYHFYLSEFNNPSSFYSYNEDDYSQNIGYHPRSIMHF; encoded by the coding sequence ATGATCTACTCTCATCCTAACGTGCCCCTAATTCATCATCTTCAAATTGTAGGAAATAATTGTAGACAACTGATTTTGGAAAGGAAATGGTCAGTTGATGTAGATATAAGTGTTATCGCTGATTTATCGTATATAGCAGGTGCCTTACATGATATTGGTAAGGCAACCAAGTTTTTCCAGCACTACTTACTTACTGAGAGTCATGAAATAATAGGTCCTAAAAATCATGCACTAATATCTGCTTTGCTTGCTTATAAAGTTTGTCAAGCATATACGGATAAAGTAGTATTAGAAGAAAGAGACAAGTTGTTACTTCCAATTTTTGTTTTCACTGCTGTAAAAAGGCATCACGGAAAGATAGGAAATTATGACAATGAACTGCTTAGAAACTCTGAAAAGTCAGAAGAGTTAATAGAACAAGCAGCCAATTTTAGTGAAGGTAGCTTCAAGCTTTATGAACAGCTTATTCCTAGCACATTAGCTGAATATTCATGGGATAATTTTTTGCAATATGTGTCAGAACAAGAGTTTGAGAGTGAACTGGCAGACTTCTTCTTTGATGAACTTGAAAACGGTTTTCATACAGAACTTCTATTAGCTGATAAGACAAAATATTTTTATTTACATCAATTGCTTTATTCTACCTTACTATTTGCTGATAAAAGCGACGTTCTTTTTAAGAATGAAGTAGTCAGTAAAAACAGAGGCTTAGATTATAATGCACTCCAAAAATTCCGAGAGGCAAAGAAGTTTGATAACCCTTCAGATGAAATCGATCGTCGCAAAAATGAAGCTTACTTTTCATCAATTGAAAATGTCAGAAGGATATTTAATCCTAATCAACATCTATATTCTCTGACTCTGCCTACCGGGCTAGGGAAGACAATTACTTCCTTAGGAGTTGCACTGACTTTGAAAGAAATACTCAATTTTCCAACCTCAAAAATAATAATTACAATTCCCTTTACCTCAATCATTGATCAAAACTATGAGGTTTTCCAGGAAATCTTTAATTACCCAGATTCAAATGTATTGCTTAAGCACCACCATCTAGCCGAACCTTCTTATAAAGAAGGTGAGGATGAATTTGATTCTCAAAAAAGTCAATTTCTAATGGAAACCTGGCAATCAGAAATCGTGGTTACTACCTTCGTCCAGTTATTGGAAACGATGTTTACTAATGATAAGACCAAGTTACTGAAGTTTCCAAATCTGATGAATGGAATCATAATTCTAGATGAGGTGCAGCAAATAAATTATCAACTATGGCCATTAATAAGACAGGCCTTTGACGTTCTTGGACAAAAATACAATTGCTATTTTTTATTGATGTCTGCTACTCAGCCTTTGATCTTTGAACCTGAGAAAGAAATAACAGAAGTAGTACCTGATTTTGAAAAATACTTTAGCTATTTCAATCGAACTTGTCTTGTCAATCGTGCGGATAAAAAAGTGTCTTTCGATAAATTTAGTGTAGATGTTATTAACTACTTGCATAATCATCCCGACCGAAACGTCTTGATCATCCTTAATACCAAACAAAAGACAAGAGAGCTGTTTGAAAGGTTAGCTAGTGTAGAGTCGGAGAGCGATGTCTACTATTTATCAACTTTGATTACTCCCTACGAGAGGAAAAAAATCATCGCCCTTATAAAGGAGAAGAATACACGAAAAAGAAAGGTAATTGTATCTACTCAACTAGTTGAAGCTGGCGTAGATATTTCAGTACATACGGTTTTTCGTGCTCAAGCACCTTTGGATGCTATCATTCAGGCAGCGGGCAGGGCTAATCGTTATAATGAAAACCCTCAACCCGCTGAAGTGTATCTATACCAGATTGAAGAACTTCAAAAAGCAAGCTCTCTAATTTATGGTCGTGATTTACTAATTAAAACTTCCAACGTACTGAAAGGTGTGAAAAGGATAGAAGAGCAAGATTATTTAGAACTGATAAAACGATACTTCCAAGAAGTACATATACAGTCTCAGAATGTTACCTCAGATATTAGCGATGCTATAGCAAAACTTCAATTTGATTCAGTAGGGAAATTTAAGTTCATTGAAGATCAAAACACGGAATCTATCTTTATTCAACTTAATGATCAGGCAATAACTGTATGGAGTAAATTTACAGATATTTATGACAATGAAAATCTAAATAAATATGAGAAGAAAGCTGCTTTTTCAAAGTTGAAAGCTACCTTCTACGATTTCGTAATTAACGCTCCTATCCCCTATGACCAAAAAGAAATAGACTTTGATAGTGAAAAGACTAAGTACCACTTCTATCTATCTGAGTTCAACAACCCCTCTTCATTTTACAGTTATAATGAAGATGATTACTCACAGAATATAGGGTATCACCCTCGCTCTATAATGCATTTTTAA
- a CDS encoding CRISPR-associated endonuclease Cas6, with translation MSATIHTVNIQFPEIALAPRDAHKLRGYLGRLFQDHSPLLHNHLEGGGLRYGYPLVQYKVLNKVPTLVGLAEGAQLLTELFLKIQEIRLEDAVYPVMSKNIQSATPEIGVSDELFTYQFQTLWMALNQENYRRYQRLAPPGQTALLRRIVTGNVLSFFKGIGVFLTKEERILVQLQVQPRQTQFKNQPMLAFQGKLTTNVALPESIGIGKAVSRGFGTLRRIM, from the coding sequence ATGAGTGCCACTATTCATACCGTCAATATCCAGTTTCCCGAGATTGCGCTCGCCCCGCGCGACGCTCATAAATTACGGGGCTACCTAGGCAGGTTATTTCAGGATCATAGCCCACTGCTACATAACCATCTGGAGGGGGGCGGTTTGCGTTACGGCTATCCGTTAGTACAGTATAAAGTACTGAATAAGGTGCCAACCCTGGTCGGACTAGCGGAAGGGGCCCAGCTGCTTACAGAACTTTTTCTAAAAATTCAGGAAATACGATTGGAAGACGCTGTCTACCCTGTAATGAGCAAGAATATTCAGAGTGCCACTCCCGAAATTGGAGTCAGCGATGAGCTGTTCACTTATCAATTTCAAACGTTATGGATGGCCCTGAATCAGGAAAATTATCGGCGCTACCAACGGTTGGCCCCGCCGGGGCAGACGGCACTGTTGCGGCGTATTGTCACCGGAAATGTATTGAGCTTTTTTAAAGGAATCGGGGTGTTTCTCACGAAAGAGGAGCGTATTCTGGTACAGCTACAGGTGCAACCCCGACAAACCCAGTTTAAAAACCAGCCCATGCTAGCTTTCCAGGGGAAGTTGACTACTAATGTTGCCCTGCCCGAGAGTATTGGTATCGGAAAAGCCGTATCCCGAGGCTTTGGCACCCTTCGGCGGATTATGTAA
- the cas5b gene encoding type I-B CRISPR-associated protein Cas5b, with translation MRSAKALIFTISGEYAHFRKFNTTSSPLTYPIPTPPALSGMLGAILGIERELAPGKFPDGTIPVNEVFDVTNACFGIQILKPIKKVNIGFNLLDTDKSASSYFNISNRTQIEFEMLKDVYFRVYLFHKDELVFNELEKCLINKKHHFTPYLGISQCTANLEYEDTIEANELHNNPGNFVNVITALKLNRLYEEKPINFDQNTSYATETMPIVMTRDRIIREYSEIIIEQNGKPINANIRSYWSISDFGNISFL, from the coding sequence ATGCGATCAGCTAAAGCTCTTATTTTTACTATTTCTGGTGAATACGCTCATTTCCGAAAATTTAATACTACCTCATCGCCTCTCACCTATCCTATTCCCACTCCGCCGGCACTTTCGGGAATGCTGGGTGCTATCCTGGGTATTGAGAGAGAACTCGCGCCCGGAAAGTTTCCTGATGGAACCATACCGGTAAATGAAGTTTTCGATGTCACAAATGCCTGTTTTGGCATTCAGATATTGAAGCCAATCAAAAAGGTTAACATAGGATTTAATTTGCTCGATACTGATAAGTCAGCAAGTAGTTATTTTAACATTTCCAACCGTACTCAGATAGAGTTTGAAATGCTGAAGGATGTATACTTTCGGGTATACCTATTCCACAAAGATGAGTTGGTCTTTAATGAGTTGGAAAAGTGCCTTATAAATAAAAAGCATCATTTTACACCTTATCTAGGAATTAGCCAGTGTACAGCAAACTTAGAGTATGAAGACACTATTGAAGCTAATGAGCTGCATAACAACCCCGGCAATTTTGTGAACGTCATAACTGCCTTGAAACTCAATAGGCTGTACGAAGAGAAACCAATAAATTTTGACCAGAATACTAGCTACGCTACTGAAACAATGCCTATAGTGATGACTAGGGATCGTATTATTCGGGAATACAGTGAGATTATTATTGAGCAAAATGGGAAACCAATAAATGCAAACATCCGATCCTACTGGTCTATTTCTGATTTTGGTAATATCAGTTTTCTATAA
- the cas2 gene encoding CRISPR-associated endonuclease Cas2, producing MIVWVLYDIEEDKARTKIAKACKQAGLYRVQYSVFLGTLTTNEKDSLTLQIKGLMDEDRDKVYIFPMSKDELRQTELLGQAFDKKLVTDEIKALFY from the coding sequence ATGATTGTTTGGGTACTGTACGATATTGAAGAGGATAAAGCCCGCACTAAAATTGCCAAAGCCTGTAAGCAGGCAGGATTGTACCGGGTACAGTATTCGGTTTTTTTAGGTACGCTCACTACGAACGAAAAAGATAGTTTGACGTTGCAGATTAAGGGGCTGATGGATGAAGACAGAGATAAAGTGTATATCTTCCCGATGTCGAAGGACGAACTACGGCAGACCGAACTGTTGGGGCAGGCGTTTGATAAGAAACTCGTTACCGACGAAATTAAAGCATTGTTCTACTGA
- the cas7b gene encoding type I-B CRISPR-associated protein Cas7/Csh2, with the protein MPTIKNRTELLFLYEIENTNPNGDPLNENRPRFDSEENKVLVSDVRLKRTIRDYWFEYKGYNGENGNDIFVRETKYEKGGLNDAKERAKAFSEKKEVVLEKCIDIRVFGGVLPLKNDSLTFTGPTQFQMGKSLHPVEVVTEQGTGAFASTAGKGQATFRTEYKIPYAVIGFNGIINEKAAQYTLMSEEDKKLLTEGIWEGTKNLISRSKFGQNPLLLLSITYKEPFYIGGLRQRLKLKAIDKSDLQIRSLTDFSLALDDLIDELKSYQGKIDNIEIKLDRRLQLTYQGNLLSLQNGKVTLNAIS; encoded by the coding sequence ATGCCAACAATTAAAAATCGTACCGAGCTTCTTTTTCTATACGAAATTGAAAACACTAACCCTAATGGTGATCCATTGAACGAAAACCGACCCCGCTTCGACAGTGAGGAGAACAAAGTTCTAGTATCTGATGTGAGACTTAAACGAACTATTCGTGACTATTGGTTTGAATATAAAGGCTACAATGGTGAAAATGGAAATGATATCTTTGTGAGAGAAACCAAGTACGAGAAGGGGGGCTTAAACGATGCCAAGGAACGAGCCAAAGCCTTTAGTGAAAAAAAGGAAGTAGTACTGGAGAAATGTATTGATATCCGAGTCTTCGGTGGAGTATTACCATTGAAAAATGACTCTCTTACTTTTACTGGGCCAACACAGTTTCAGATGGGTAAGTCACTTCACCCGGTGGAAGTCGTAACAGAACAGGGAACGGGAGCATTTGCTTCTACTGCCGGTAAAGGACAGGCTACCTTTCGTACCGAATATAAAATTCCTTATGCTGTTATAGGCTTCAACGGTATCATTAACGAGAAAGCAGCTCAGTACACTCTTATGTCAGAGGAGGACAAAAAATTACTTACAGAAGGAATATGGGAAGGCACTAAGAATCTAATTTCACGCTCTAAATTTGGACAAAATCCGCTTTTACTTCTATCAATTACTTACAAGGAGCCCTTTTATATTGGTGGATTAAGGCAGAGGCTCAAATTAAAAGCAATTGATAAAAGCGACCTGCAAATACGAAGCCTTACAGATTTCTCTCTGGCATTAGATGACCTTATTGATGAACTCAAGTCGTATCAAGGTAAGATTGATAACATAGAAATTAAGCTTGATAGGCGTTTGCAATTGACCTATCAGGGCAACTTACTATCATTACAGAACGGAAAAGTAACACTTAATGCGATCAGCTAA
- a CDS encoding VirB4 family type IV secretion system protein, whose translation MLFSKSTHPKRRKSAYLAKRLPIFALENDKVIFRDGRVAVGFQVQGAPLESWTEGYFRQASEALTRQLKLLPVGTVVQKTDIYYDRAFQPKRLSAGYYEGKLLEHFTARLVLQHESYLFLSFPTKSRHRLKRVNPITSGFAQAGSAIKNPFSKIDQTLREAERLATEFVQGLYSLKDVSVTRLDEETLNQLLVRYLKLSFGEDSDKATPDQKTAPKLNREVFNDPSGLVIGEKKANVVTMTGQGSEVFASIKNHHRVTSPCTFGLSQQLQFPHIVTQCLLVEDTERELKSLDFERKLNDSLEWLTTQDHELKAEELDAFTAFIRSENARLVSLHQSVIVFSNNDELRQSYIDQVVSAISSLYGAEALIESYDTANLFFASVPGNGFQHYRWLITVDQIASCYLHWMRDVTGDKQGDYLCDRFRNLLQVNLFNTQQANQNCVVIGPSGSGKSYTMGNFIAQRLERGARQIIIDKGGTYRNVMYALNGKGFEQTYFEYSAEKPLAFNPFLLDKNSEGHYRLTSEKSNFLIAVLSTIWKGSGSQDQDLTPAERAIFKLILPRYYQYLNDNKGTAFPGMHSLYHFLRRYQSEHRQDAEYLSEIKYFDMEQFLIVLKPFVSGEYKEVLNAAYELDISEHPLVCFDLDKINSDPVLYPVVTLLITELALDQIRKYPDQIKYLYLDEAWAMLSGKLQEFIEDLFRTIRKNNGSVNIITQGLNEIKQSSVGEAVLVNAATKIILWHEDSRLVDELATHLGFTTHEVELIRSIRKEETFRELFIKQGEESRIYVLETSPHLDAVLSSKPQERNYLRKLIDRYHGNLPYAVNQFVESKALKRGAGSGVHGVNTNEIVVGSGNFQAPRPQHQAPRTNE comes from the coding sequence ATGTTATTTTCTAAATCAACTCATCCCAAACGTCGTAAGTCCGCTTATCTGGCGAAACGACTGCCCATCTTCGCCCTAGAAAATGATAAAGTCATCTTCCGGGATGGCCGAGTGGCGGTGGGCTTCCAAGTGCAGGGAGCCCCACTAGAATCCTGGACGGAAGGCTACTTTCGTCAGGCCAGCGAAGCGCTCACTCGACAGTTGAAGCTCCTGCCTGTCGGTACCGTCGTGCAGAAGACGGATATCTACTATGATAGAGCATTCCAGCCAAAAAGACTCTCTGCGGGCTACTACGAAGGTAAACTGCTAGAACACTTTACCGCCCGGTTGGTACTTCAGCACGAAAGTTATTTGTTCTTGTCGTTTCCCACGAAATCACGCCATCGGCTAAAAAGAGTAAACCCCATCACCAGTGGGTTTGCCCAGGCCGGGTCAGCCATCAAAAACCCTTTTAGTAAGATTGATCAAACCCTGCGGGAAGCTGAACGCCTTGCCACCGAGTTTGTGCAAGGACTCTACAGCCTAAAGGATGTATCCGTGACCCGGTTGGACGAAGAGACGTTGAATCAGTTACTTGTTCGCTACCTCAAGCTTTCCTTTGGTGAGGATAGCGATAAGGCTACACCGGATCAGAAAACAGCACCCAAACTCAACCGAGAGGTGTTCAATGACCCATCAGGGTTAGTCATCGGTGAGAAAAAAGCGAATGTAGTTACGATGACGGGGCAAGGCAGCGAAGTGTTCGCTAGTATCAAAAACCATCACAGGGTCACCAGTCCCTGTACCTTTGGATTATCGCAGCAGTTACAGTTTCCTCATATCGTAACCCAGTGTTTGCTAGTGGAGGATACCGAACGCGAACTCAAGTCCCTGGATTTTGAGCGAAAACTCAATGACTCATTAGAGTGGCTGACTACCCAAGACCATGAACTTAAAGCGGAAGAACTGGATGCGTTTACTGCCTTTATTCGCTCAGAGAACGCCCGCTTAGTCAGCTTGCACCAATCGGTAATTGTTTTTAGCAATAATGACGAGCTTCGGCAAAGCTACATTGATCAGGTAGTATCGGCCATCAGCAGCCTGTACGGGGCAGAAGCCCTGATTGAAAGCTACGATACGGCTAATCTATTCTTTGCCAGTGTACCCGGCAATGGCTTTCAGCACTACCGTTGGTTGATTACCGTCGATCAGATTGCCAGTTGCTATCTACACTGGATGCGGGATGTAACCGGGGACAAACAGGGAGACTATCTCTGTGATCGCTTTCGTAACCTCTTGCAAGTAAATCTCTTTAACACCCAGCAGGCGAATCAGAACTGTGTGGTTATCGGTCCTTCAGGTTCGGGTAAGTCCTATACGATGGGTAATTTCATTGCCCAACGGCTGGAGCGGGGAGCAAGGCAGATTATCATTGACAAAGGGGGTACCTACCGCAATGTGATGTATGCGCTGAACGGAAAAGGCTTTGAGCAAACCTACTTTGAGTATTCCGCCGAAAAACCGCTCGCCTTTAACCCATTCTTACTGGACAAAAATAGTGAAGGACACTACCGGCTGACTTCGGAAAAGAGCAACTTTCTGATTGCGGTACTCAGTACGATTTGGAAAGGTAGTGGGAGTCAAGACCAGGACCTTACCCCCGCCGAACGAGCGATTTTTAAGCTGATCTTACCGCGTTACTATCAGTATCTGAACGATAATAAGGGCACTGCTTTTCCGGGGATGCATTCGCTCTATCATTTTCTGCGTCGCTACCAGTCCGAGCATCGCCAGGATGCCGAGTATCTCTCAGAGATCAAGTACTTTGATATGGAGCAATTTCTGATCGTGCTGAAGCCTTTTGTTTCGGGCGAATACAAAGAAGTGCTGAATGCAGCCTATGAGCTAGATATTAGCGAGCATCCGCTGGTCTGCTTTGATCTGGATAAGATCAATAGTGATCCCGTCCTGTACCCAGTCGTCACACTACTGATTACTGAGCTTGCCTTAGACCAAATCCGCAAATATCCCGATCAGATCAAGTACCTCTACTTGGACGAGGCCTGGGCGATGCTTTCGGGCAAGCTTCAAGAGTTTATTGAAGACTTATTCCGAACGATTCGTAAGAACAATGGCTCCGTGAACATTATCACCCAAGGGCTGAATGAAATCAAGCAGTCCAGTGTTGGGGAAGCGGTGCTGGTGAATGCTGCGACCAAGATTATCCTCTGGCATGAGGATAGCCGATTGGTGGATGAGCTGGCGACTCACCTGGGTTTCACCACCCACGAGGTAGAGCTGATCCGCTCCATCCGCAAAGAAGAGACCTTCCGCGAGCTGTTTATCAAGCAAGGGGAAGAATCCCGGATCTACGTACTGGAAACCTCGCCCCACCTGGATGCCGTACTTTCGTCCAAGCCCCAGGAGCGCAATTACCTGCGGAAGCTTATTGACCGCTACCACGGGAATTTGCCCTATGCCGTGAATCAGTTCGTTGAGAGCAAAGCTCTCAAGCGGGGAGCCGGGAGCGGGGTGCATGGAGTAAATACAAATGAGATAGTAGTAGGGAGCGGCAATTTTCAAGCTCCTCGCCCCCAGCACCAAGCCCCCCGCACAAATGAATAA
- the cas4 gene encoding CRISPR-associated protein Cas4 has translation MSLTPSHIIEYLYCPRFTYFEYVLAIPQHEEKDYKAMRGREIHDQKLERNKDYLRKRIGVKEKHLDQYLTNQYLRGRVDEVLLLHDGTMAPLDYKFAEYKDRIFETYQTQLYCYAWLIEENFQQLVNRGYLIYVRSRHKVVEIPVKEDNKKLVQEAAESIQQIIQNNFYPKATKYKKRCVNCTYRNICTR, from the coding sequence ATGAGCCTAACCCCCTCCCATATCATTGAGTACCTGTACTGCCCCCGTTTTACTTACTTTGAATACGTACTCGCGATTCCTCAGCATGAGGAAAAAGACTATAAAGCGATGCGGGGGCGGGAAATTCACGATCAGAAGCTAGAGCGCAACAAAGATTACTTGCGAAAGCGCATTGGGGTAAAAGAAAAGCATTTAGATCAATATTTAACCAACCAGTATTTGAGGGGGCGAGTAGACGAAGTGTTACTATTGCACGATGGCACAATGGCTCCGCTGGACTATAAGTTTGCCGAATATAAAGACCGGATATTTGAAACTTACCAAACCCAATTATACTGTTATGCTTGGTTAATTGAGGAAAATTTCCAACAACTGGTCAACCGGGGCTACCTGATCTACGTGCGAAGTCGACACAAGGTGGTAGAAATACCTGTTAAGGAAGACAACAAAAAACTGGTACAAGAGGCTGCCGAAAGTATTCAGCAAATCATTCAGAACAACTTCTATCCTAAGGCTACCAAATACAAGAAAAGATGCGTAAATTGTACCTACCGAAATATTTGTACCCGATAA
- a CDS encoding type II toxin-antitoxin system VapC family toxin has translation MLWDSNIIIYSSLPEHAFLQQLSEDQPVYVSAISYLEVLGYHNLAESDQVYFERFFRAATIFDISHTILEAAVTLRQQRKMSLGDALIAATSLKHQLTLLSRNKGDFSHIASLKITDPFEEREE, from the coding sequence ATGCTGTGGGATAGTAATATTATTATCTATTCTTCGCTACCGGAACACGCTTTTCTACAGCAGCTTAGCGAAGATCAGCCGGTGTATGTCTCAGCCATCAGTTACTTGGAGGTATTGGGTTACCATAACTTGGCAGAGAGTGACCAGGTATACTTTGAACGGTTTTTTCGGGCAGCTACTATTTTCGATATTTCTCACACCATTTTAGAGGCAGCAGTTACCCTACGCCAGCAGAGAAAAATGTCGTTGGGCGATGCCCTGATCGCGGCTACATCTTTAAAGCATCAGCTAACGTTATTGAGTAGAAACAAAGGTGATTTTAGTCACATCGCATCACTAAAAATCACCGACCCTTTTGAAGAACGGGAGGAATGA
- the cas1 gene encoding CRISPR-associated endonuclease Cas1: MQLHINTYGAYVHVKDQMFEIRVPDEKKTAKSHLAAHKVKSIIMATGTALSTDAIKLAMMHNVDILFIEQYGKPIGRVWHSKLGSTTKIRKAQLVASMNVTGVKWVKEWVLTKVDNQIQFIKDLRKHRKQHHEFMDEKIGQIENLYLSIQELQGEVVSDIADTLRGLEGTSGRLYFETLSKLLAKEYQFAGRSSRPAQNPFNAFLNYAYGMLYGKVERTLILAGLDPYLGFLHRDDYNQLSFVFDFIEPYRIYAETVVFRLFSAKKVNQGHTDKITKGYSLNQEGKQLLVTAFNDYTEEATIRYRGRNQTRSNAMLMDARTFANSLIAPVVENTIK, from the coding sequence ATGCAACTACACATCAATACCTACGGTGCCTACGTGCACGTAAAAGACCAGATGTTTGAGATTCGAGTGCCCGACGAAAAGAAGACGGCTAAAAGCCATTTGGCAGCCCATAAAGTAAAAAGTATTATTATGGCTACGGGCACCGCATTGAGTACCGATGCCATCAAGCTAGCCATGATGCATAACGTAGATATTCTGTTTATTGAACAGTACGGTAAACCTATTGGCCGAGTGTGGCATAGCAAGCTGGGCAGCACAACTAAAATTCGCAAAGCTCAGCTGGTAGCTAGTATGAACGTCACCGGAGTAAAGTGGGTCAAAGAGTGGGTACTAACGAAAGTGGACAACCAAATTCAGTTCATCAAAGACCTGAGAAAGCACCGAAAGCAGCACCATGAATTTATGGATGAAAAAATTGGCCAGATAGAAAACCTGTATCTGTCCATTCAGGAATTACAGGGTGAAGTAGTAAGTGATATTGCTGATACCTTACGAGGATTAGAAGGAACTTCGGGAAGATTATACTTTGAAACACTGAGTAAACTGCTCGCCAAAGAGTATCAGTTTGCAGGTCGGAGCAGCCGCCCAGCCCAAAACCCCTTTAATGCGTTTTTAAATTATGCCTATGGTATGCTTTATGGCAAAGTAGAACGAACTTTGATTTTGGCTGGTTTAGACCCATATCTAGGATTCCTGCACCGCGATGACTATAACCAGCTTAGCTTCGTATTTGACTTTATCGAGCCCTATCGTATCTACGCTGAAACGGTGGTATTTCGGTTGTTCTCAGCCAAAAAAGTGAATCAGGGCCATACGGATAAAATTACTAAAGGCTATTCGCTGAACCAGGAGGGAAAGCAATTACTGGTGACGGCCTTTAACGACTATACCGAAGAAGCGACCATCCGCTACCGGGGTCGTAACCAGACCCGCAGTAACGCTATGCTGATGGATGCCCGTACTTTTGCTAACAGTTTAATTGCACCAGTAGTTGAAAATACGATCAAATGA